In Sphaeramia orbicularis chromosome 3, fSphaOr1.1, whole genome shotgun sequence, a genomic segment contains:
- the LOC115417177 gene encoding organic solute transporter subunit beta: MAKVNGNTVCSFAFSGSRRASTDRDEFEVGGEKADEMSEEEKEYLRWFYRTEDPTMWKFVMLGLAFVCLLIGFMLLGMGAMANKNRKKIAKYKAAAALLQKSEVQELRVISHNSASVPTPESLSVQDAKPRPSNGDVSELKPGDIVVTWRDGNTSCLYSEPAAEAELPGEEEKEEEVEKQEEVSTTELETEGVKHEEE, translated from the exons ATGGCAAAAGTAAATGGAAACACCGTGTGTTCGTTTGCATTTTCAGGGTCCAGGAGGGCATCTACAGATCGAGATGAGTTTGAGGTGGGAGGAGAAAAGGCGGACGAGATGTCAGAAGAAGAGAAGGAGTATCTGCGTTGGTTCTATCGCACTGAGGACC CTACAATGTGGAAGTTTGTAATGCTGGGTCTGGCTTTTGTTTGTCTTCTCATCGGCTTCATGCTTTTGGGAATGGGAGCCATGGCTAACAA GAACAGAAAAAAGATAGCCAAGTACAAGGCAGCAGCTGCTCTGCTTCAGAAAAGCGAGGTCCAAGAGCTGCGGGTCATTTCCCACAACAGCGCCAGTGTGCCGACACCAGAGAGCCTGTCAGTGCAGGACGCTAAGCCCCGGCCGTCCAATGGGGACGTGAGCGAGTTGAAACCAGGAGACATCGTGGTCACGTGGAGAGACGGCAACACCTCCTGCCTTTACTCTGAGCCAGCAGCAGAGGCCGAGCTCCcaggagaggaagagaaggaggaagaggtggagaaaCAGGAGGAGGTTTCAACTACTGAGCTGGAAACTGAAGGAGTGAAACATGAAGAGGAATGA
- the rasl12 gene encoding ras-like protein family member 12 isoform X1, producing the protein MSLMFGKVKSAAPERNPAECNLVLLGAMGSGKSALTVKFLTKRFISEYDPHLEDIYSSEEIVDQQLVVVRVMDTCDQNGPVNTERYLTWASAFLVVYSIDNMQSFKGCQQYLDTLANHNKTCKPETPIILLGNKLDMDRYRQVSKSDGAALASRFGCLFYEVSACLDFHSVQHVFHEAVRKARRDVDRGRLSPAVYISEDKALLNLASPPTFTTPCYKELPAPATAKLVTVKTSRAQSKRRAATLTLLKGFKIF; encoded by the exons ATGTCCCTGATGTTTGGGAAAGTTAAGTCTGCAGCTCCGGAGAGGAATCCAGCTGAGTGTAACCTGGTGCTGCTCGGTGCAATGGGCTCAGGGAAATCAG CACTGACTGTAAAATTCCTCACGAAGCGCTTCATCAGTGAGTACGACCCCCATCTAG AGGATATTTATTCCTCAGAGGAGATCGTGGACCAGCAGCTGGTGGTGGTCAGAGTGATGGACACTTGTGACCAG AATGGTCCAGTGAACACTGAGCGGTACCTGACCTGGGCCAGTGCCTTTCTCGTCGTCTACAGTATTGATAATATGCAGAGCTTTAAAGGCTGCCAGCAGTACCTCGACACGCTCGCCAACCACAATAAAACTTGCAAGCCGGAAACTCCCATCATCCTGTTGGGGAACAAGCTGGATATGGACAGATACAG ACAGGTGAGTAAGTCCGACGGTGCAGCCCTCGCCTCTCGTTTTGGTTGTTTATTCTACGAGGTATCGGCTTGTCTGGACTTCCACTCCGTTCAGCATGTCTTCCACGAGGCGGTGAGGAAGGCGAGGCGGGACGTGGACCGAGGTCGTCTGAGCCCCGCCGTCTACATCAGCGAGGACAAAGCGTTGCTGAATCTGGCGTCCCCTCCCACCTTCACCACCCCCTGCTACAAGGAGCTACCGGCCCCGGCGACGGCCAAGCTGGTCACCGTGAAGACCTCGAGGGCCCAGAGCAAACGGCGAGCTGCTACGCTCACACTGCTCAAGGGTTTTAAGATCTTCTGA
- the rasl12 gene encoding ras-like protein family member 12 isoform X2, with protein MSLMFGKVKSAAPERNPAECNLVLLGAMGSGKSALTVKFLTKRFISEYDPHLEDIYSSEEIVDQQLVVVRVMDTCDQNGPVNTERYLTWASAFLVVYSIDNMQSFKGCQQYLDTLANHNKTCKPETPIILLGNKLDMDRYRLVSKSDGAALASRFGCLFYEVSACLDFHSVQHVFHEAVRKARRDVDRGRLSPAVYISEDKALLNLASPPTFTTPCYKELPAPATAKLVTVKTSRAQSKRRAATLTLLKGFKIF; from the exons ATGTCCCTGATGTTTGGGAAAGTTAAGTCTGCAGCTCCGGAGAGGAATCCAGCTGAGTGTAACCTGGTGCTGCTCGGTGCAATGGGCTCAGGGAAATCAG CACTGACTGTAAAATTCCTCACGAAGCGCTTCATCAGTGAGTACGACCCCCATCTAG AGGATATTTATTCCTCAGAGGAGATCGTGGACCAGCAGCTGGTGGTGGTCAGAGTGATGGACACTTGTGACCAG AATGGTCCAGTGAACACTGAGCGGTACCTGACCTGGGCCAGTGCCTTTCTCGTCGTCTACAGTATTGATAATATGCAGAGCTTTAAAGGCTGCCAGCAGTACCTCGACACGCTCGCCAACCACAATAAAACTTGCAAGCCGGAAACTCCCATCATCCTGTTGGGGAACAAGCTGGATATGGACAGATACAGGCtg GTGAGTAAGTCCGACGGTGCAGCCCTCGCCTCTCGTTTTGGTTGTTTATTCTACGAGGTATCGGCTTGTCTGGACTTCCACTCCGTTCAGCATGTCTTCCACGAGGCGGTGAGGAAGGCGAGGCGGGACGTGGACCGAGGTCGTCTGAGCCCCGCCGTCTACATCAGCGAGGACAAAGCGTTGCTGAATCTGGCGTCCCCTCCCACCTTCACCACCCCCTGCTACAAGGAGCTACCGGCCCCGGCGACGGCCAAGCTGGTCACCGTGAAGACCTCGAGGGCCCAGAGCAAACGGCGAGCTGCTACGCTCACACTGCTCAAGGGTTTTAAGATCTTCTGA
- the kbtbd13a gene encoding kelch repeat and BTB domain-containing protein 13, translating into MRILSSEMMESSSCPELSQKPPDSLSVNVHDNVFSVNKALLAQNCEYFRALFQSGMRECQQEEIHLQCVGVLGFVVLLRVLDGDRPMLNSDQIVEAIECTAFLQVPALTKHLINIVNSDNCLLIYHTASTYGVWDLAHSSAQFIRDMYTDLKEDVHALPTKLVDYIESLIPTTYMAVCSHSPSSELMQDLQRTVCYLDEELKDWKVLTQLPVSTSTTMAGLAVLDNKLYIIGGVHDVNKKVVETGFCYNPLTNTWTTICGPQQLRYNLTLIGHEGCLYAIGGEYDRKELSSVERYRVSNGCWSFVSQLPCPAASVVSTKAMNRIFICLWRGKGATDIHEYVPDKDQWHLVTTLIREQSYGLCMVGHKDNLYVMRNGRCEDFFLCVMDCYNLTTKQWTAMPGQYSNNKGSLFTATVRGDSVFTLSRKVTSEYTIEEHKWRLRHEMKGFGRIGSIYTFLMRLPKATVSLVERSTAVPQGRNIRELVNCRRRSAQCFGHL; encoded by the coding sequence ATGAGGATCTTGAGCAGTGAGATGATGGAGTCCAGCAGCTGTCCAGAGTTAAGCCAGAAGCCGCCGGACAGCCTGAGTGTGAACGTTCATGACAATGTTTTCAGCGTGAATAAAGCCCTTCTCGCTCAGAACTGTGAGTACTTCAGAGCGTTGTTTCAGTCCGGGATGAGAGAATGCCAACAGGAGGAGATCCATTTGCAGTGCGTGGGGGTTCTGGGGTTTGTGGTCCTGCTGCGGGTCCTGGATGGAGACCGACCCATGCTGAACAGTGACCAGATTGTGGAAGCCATAGAGTGTACTGCTTTTCTACAAGTGCCAGCTCTAACAAAGCACTTAATCAATATTGTCAACTCTGATAACTGCTTACTCATATACCACACCGCATCCACATACGGCGTGTGGGATCTCGCCcacagttcagctcagttcatcCGGGACATGTACACGGACCTGAAGGAGGACGTCCATGCTTTACCAACCAAACTGGTGGATTACATTGAGAGTCTAATCCCAACTACCTACATGGCTGTTTGTAGCCATTCTCCTTCATCTGAACTGATGCAGGATCTCCAGAGGACAGTCTGCTATTTGGATGAAGAACTTAAAGACTGGAAAGTCCTGACCCAGCTACCTGTTAGCACCAGCACCACAATGGCAGGGCTGGCAGTCCTGGACAACAAACTTTACATCATTGGAGGGGTGCACGATGTGAACAAAAAGGTAGTAGAGACTGGTTTTTGTTACAACCCCTTAACCAACACATGGACCACGATCTGCGGCCCACAGCAGCTCCGCTATAACCTCACCCTCATAGGTCACGAGGGCTGCCTCTACGCCATCGGAGGAGAGTACGATAGGAAGGAGTTGTCGTCTGTGGAAAGGTACAGGGTGTCCAATGGATGCTGGAGTTTTGTTTCTCAGTTGCCGTGTCCTGCTGCCTCGGTGGTTTCTACTAAAGCTATGAACAGGATCTTCATCTGTCTCTGGAGAGGTAAGGGAGCCACAGACATACATGAGTATGTGCCCGATAAGGACCAATGGCATCTAGTCACCACGCTAATCCGAGAACAGAGTTACGGCCTTTGCATGGTGGGACATAAGGATAATTTGTACGTGATGCGTAACGGACGATGTGAGGACTTCTTTCTATGTGTGATGGATTGTTATAACCTGACGACGAAACAGTGGACGGCCATGCCCGGACAGTACTCCAACAATAAAGGGTCTCTGTTCACAGCAACAGTCAGAGGAGACTCAGTGTTCACCCTCAGCCGGAAGGTAACCTCGGAGTACACAATAGAAGAACACAAATGGAGGCTGAGACATGAGATGAAAGGTTTTGGCAGGATTGGATCAATATATACATTTCTCATGAGGCTTCCTAAGGCCACCGTGTCCCTCGTGGAAAGATCTACTGCGGTTCCTCAAGGACGAAACATCAGAGAACTTGTGAACTGTCGGAGACGCTCTGCGCAGTGTTTTGGTCATCTGTGA
- the ubap1lb gene encoding ubiquitin-associated protein 1-like, translated as MEDVPLKMPHGASQENIEGVKVTVPDYLNILQDTEYEFSLENWVLTGLQSGFIHQQRPHVSSSTSGLHPSCPPYWMMFSSPQQSRLASRHSSDFWEPNPRQRSHSLNPAVLRTKFTISDSDDEGDTSLKKGYHPPAQCQRSKAQKAFVPDLLNPPACLSSLPHQRRKNLRQCSLSASPKQSVLEVDSQSHNASVHRSPNIRSISVDQHPRIEDQWPTHMKSLSPNSCTNPSVTSRPLGFPTASSDSSAELLSALSPEERELLEAITASGYPLRTAIIALQKTGRQTPEQILSYLVACDHLCQLGYDMVQVEEALEMFQNCETKAEEFLHLLSQFNEMGFQQNAIKEVLLVHENHRERALEELMMRVA; from the exons ATGGAAGACGTTCCACTGAAAATGCCACATGGTGCCTCACAGGAAAACATAGAGGGTGTGAAAGTTACTGTCCCGGATTATCTCAACATCCTGCAGGATACAGAG TACGAGTTCAGCCTGGAGAACTGGGTGTTGACAGGGCTGCAGAGTGGCTTCATCCACCAGCAGCGACCTCATGTGTCCTCCTCCACATCAGGGCTGCATCCGTCCTGCCCCCCCTACTGGATGATGTTCAGCAGCCCCCAGCAGAGCCGCCTCGCCAGCCGTCACAGCTCAGACTTCTGGGAGCCCAATCCTCGCCAGCGCTCCCACAGCCTCAACCCTGCCGTCCTCCGCACCAAGTTTACCATCTCGGACTCAGATGACGAAGGAGATACGTCGTTGAAGAAGGGCTACCATCCTCCTGCTCAGTGTCAGCGAAGTAAAGCACAGAAAGCCTTCGTTCCTGACCTGCTGAACCCCCCCGCCTGCCTCAGCAGCCTGCCACACCAACGCAGGAAGAACCTGCGCCAGTGTTCCCTGTCAGCATCCCCGAAACAGAGTGTTCTCGAAGTAGACAGCcaatcccacaatgcatcagtacaCAGATCACCAAACATCAGGTCCATTTCAGTGGACCAGCACCCCCGTATCGAAGACCAATGGCCAACACATATG AAGTCACTCAGTCCAAATTCCTGTACAAATCCCTCTGTGACCTCCCGCCCCCTGGGTTTCCCCACCGCCAGTTCGGATTCGTCGGCGGAGCTCCTCTCAGCTCTGAGTCCTGAGGAGAGGGAGCTGCTGGAGGCCATCACCGCCAGTGGTTACCCCCTCCGCACGGCCATCATTGCCCTGCAGAAAACAGGCCGGCAAACCCCAGAACAG ATCTTGAGCTACTTGGTGGCATGTGACCATCTCTGTCAACTGGGTTACGATATGGTCCAGGTAGAAGAGGCTCTGGAGATGTTTCAGAACTGTGAAACCAAG GCTGAGGAGTTTCTTCACCTCCTGAGTCAGTTCAATGAGATGGGCTTCCAGCAGAACGCCATCAAAGAAGTGCTGCTCGTCCATGAAAACCACCGTGAACGGGCCCTGGAGGAGCTGATGATGCGTGTGGCGTGA